A window from Parambassis ranga chromosome 13, fParRan2.1, whole genome shotgun sequence encodes these proteins:
- the rab4b gene encoding ras-related protein Rab-4B: MSETYDFLFKFLVIGSAGTGKSCLLHQFIENKFKQDSNHTIGVEFGSRVVNVGGKTVKLQIWDTAGQERFRSVTRSYYRGAAGALLVYDITSRETYNALTNWLTDARTLASPNIVIILCGNKKDLDADREVTFLEASRFAQENELMFLETSALTGENVEEGFLKCARTILNKIDSGELDPERMGSGIQYGDASLRQLRQPRGTTTQNKQQCNC, encoded by the exons ACTTCCTGTTTAAGTTCCTGGTGATCGGCAGTGCTGGGACAGGCAAATCCTGCCTCCTCCACCAGTTCATAGAGAACAAGT TTAAACAGGACTCCAACCACACCATCGGTGTGGAGTTTGGTTCCAGGGTTGTCAATGTTGGTGGAAAGACGGTCAAACTGCAGATCTGGGACACTGCTGGTCAGGAGCGATTCCG TTCTGTTACACGCAGCTACtacagaggagcagctggagccCTCCTCGTCTATGATATTACCAG CCGAGAGACATATAACGCCTTGACCAACTGGCTGACCGATGCACGGACACTGGCAAGTCCCAACATTGTTATTATCCTTTGTGGCAACAAGAAAGACCTGGATGCAGACAGAGAAGTGACCTTTCTGGAGGCCTCGCGCTTCGCTCAGGAGAACG AGTTGATGTTTCTGGAGACTAGTGCTCTAACAGGTGAAAATGTCGAGGAGGGGTTCCTTAAATGTGCTCGCACCATCCTCAACAAGATAGATTCAg GTGAGTTGGACCCGGAGAGGATGGGTTCAGGTATCCAGTATGGAGATGCATCATTGAGGCAGCTGCGACAGCCCAGAGGCACCACGACACAGAATAAGCAGCAGTGTAATTGCTAG